Below is a genomic region from Zea mays cultivar B73 chromosome 9, Zm-B73-REFERENCE-NAM-5.0, whole genome shotgun sequence.
ATTATGTGGCAATTCTCTAGTTAACTCCTCTGAGTTCAGATCAACCATCATCGGTTCAAATGTTGTGTACTATACCAGGCAACAAGTGTAGGATCAACACAGAATACTAGTGTATGCGCACGCATGCAGGAAGGCAGCAACACCAACAGAGTAAACCATCCAAGCCAAACCATGCTTGTTGGGACAGCACGCGTGAAGAACTCTGACAGCTAACTCAGGCTCAGGCATAGGCTTCCGGCACGAGCCGTGGCGTGGCGACGGCGCGGAGCGGCACTGCCTTGGGCAGCGCGAGGCCGAACGTCTCGCTCATGTCCAGCTTCTCCTCGCCGTCAGGCAGGCGCCAGTCGAACGCGTGCAGCAGCGTGCCCAGGAAGTACTGCACGAACACCATGCCCGCCAGCTTCCCCGCGCAGATCCTCCGGCCGGCGCCgaacgggatgagctcgaagcagTTCCCCAGCGGGTCGACCTTCTCCGCGCCGCCCCCGGGCAGGAAGCGCTCGGGGCGGAAGTCGAGGGGCCTCTCCCAGGCCTCCGGGTCCCGGCCGATGGCCCAGACGTTGACGAGCAGGCGGGTGTTGGCCGGGACGCGGTAGCCGTCGACGTCGTCGCAGGCGTCCAAGGAGAAGTGCGGGAGGCTGAGCGGCGTGGACGGGTGCAGCCGCATGGCCTCCTTGCACACCGCCTGCAGGTAGGGGAGGCCGGGCAGGTCCGACTCCTCCAGGCGCCGGCCCCGGCCCACCGCGCGGTCCAGCTCCTCCTGCGCGCGCGCCATGACGCTCGGGTTCTTGAGCATCTCCGCCATCGCCCACTCCACGATGATCGACGACGTGTCCGTACCCGCCGTGAACATGTCCTGCGGAGCAAAACGTTGTCTTCACTTTAGTTTGACGAAAAGAAATAGTTCGGATTAAGACAACTAGTAATCAACATTGTCTAACTTAATTAGCGGTATCAGTGAGCTAAGACTTGAAGGGTGGTGCATTGTCTTAGCGGCGTTCGATGGTACAAGTACATGACAACTTGACAAGGCAAGGGAGTTCATGATGGTTGTGGTTTACGGCAACACTGCTTCACAACATTTTTTTTTGGTCACGGCCAAGCAAAGCCCAGTGCGTGGTTCATTAGTGACAAAAAAAAAAAATGTTCTGCAATTTTGACGCAGGATTTGGTATCAGTGTGTCGAAAGTTAGATTCACGGATAGTGACCATCAGTTCTTTTCAGCATCTTTGGTTTACACCAACACCGAACAGTTTATCGTGCCTcagtttgttttttttttttttttttggcagCAGACAGCAGGGCTTTGCCAAGCAAAACCTGAACTGGTGGGATGTTGTGTCATTGTAAGATAAAAAGTTTGGTACCAAGTCAGCTTGGTTGCTTCAAGCCATCTACTACAGCTTTCGAGACTTTGCTCGATTTGACTACCAATTCTTCTAGTCTAGGAAATGACATCATACCATGATCCAGAGGTTACATCTATCACGTTTGTTAACTACTCCAACGTTCTAGAGACTTGCATAGCTGTCATTCGTGTTCTGGTAGCAATGCATTCCCTATGTCCGACGTCTACACAGTGAACATTAAGCTAAAACGTCAGAATCGGATGTGGTTGCTGCACGCTACAGGAGTCCAATATCTTCTCCTGATTAACTGACTCACTGTTAGGGCTAGTTTAGTAACCTCGTTTCTCCAAGTGATTTCCATTTTCTAAAGAGAATTAGTTTATTTTTTTTGGAAAAAATAAAAATCCCTTAGAAAAATGAGAACCCTTAACCAATAAAAAAACACCGAGACATTCACTGAATAATTTGTATGTGATTTTGGGCCCCTCGTCTTAGAAATAACAAAAACAATAATTCCATAAAAGTCGACTCGATAAGATCTTTGGAGGTGTCGTATTGTTTGTTCCAAAAAGAGAATTCCTGTTTATCTTTACAGCTTTTTATGAAACTGCATAATTTAATTAATTTTCATAGCATCCACGTTTGTTTAGGAAAGGGAACCTCTAGCGTATCCACTTCTCTACCCTGTCTCCCTATCAATATCAGGCAGTGAGGAAAATTGTTTTAATCAAGCCTGAAAATTCGCTCTCAAGAGGATCGAACTCGAGACATGGAGGTGCTAATCGAAAGttttaaccattacgctagagaCCCTTTAGTGCTATTAATTAACATTGGAACCATATTTCGCTCTAGTAATGTGTTGGACCAAACAAGGTGGATTCAAAACACTGCAGGCCCTACACACCATCAATTGGAGAGTGTGGTTTTGATATTGTCTTTCCAACAACTCGATCCACTATCTCCACCTAACACGCCACTGAGCTTTCGGTCAGTGCCTCCGTTAGGTGGCCACTGGCTTAGCTTAGCTCCCATGTCACGCCATGATCCCGCGGCCGTGCACTCTATTGCACCTTAGATTCAGTTACCGATGACCCATCGCTGTAGTACTAGTGCTACGTGTATCGCAGCTGCGACGGATTAGTTAGTTACTAAAGGAAAACCGAGCAAGTGTAAAATATAAGTGCATATGATGATGCATGGTTGGGGGCGAGGAAAAAGCAGGGAGCTTACGAAGATGAGGCCCTTGATGTTGACCTCGGTGATGGTCTCGCCGCTCtcgtcgtcggcggcggcgccggcgTCCATCGTGGCGCGGAGCCGGTCGACGAAGTCCGGGCGGCCCTGGCGCGCGCGGTCCGCGGCCGTCGCGGCGTGCTCGGCCAGCAGCTTGGTGATGAGGCCGTCGAACTGGCGGTGGACGCGCCGCAGCTTCGCCTGCACGCCCTGCAGGTCCAGACGCGCCAGCGCCGGCACGAAGTCGCTGATGTTGAACATGCCCGTGCCGGTCAGCAGCGACACGATCATGTCCTTGTATCTGCACGCAATATGATATCAGCGTTATATATTATATTAGATGAAAAATGCCAGCTTTGTTTTTTTCCATGCATGAAAAATCCCAAGACTCTCATTAATTATTTATCGAGGGGCCGTTTCCATCGCTCTTTTCGCTTTTAAGTTTTGCTTGTCATGCCGATTAATTGTTCAGTCTTCACCATATATACGTACAGATGACAGCAGCTTCCTAGCTGATCTTTTTAAGTTTTTTTCTTTCCACATAAACAGTCTGCTAGTGCGCTGGCGTTCCGTCTAGCATTTGCAATAATAAAGGACAAGCAGGTAAACTCATCTCTCAAGGACCCAATTAGATAACCAGGGAAAGATGAATGAGAGTCAAAGAAAACGATCGCATTAAGTTTTATTGAGTGCTAGTCTGAGAACCTATTTTCCCAAAGAATTTCCATTTTTTCAAGAGAAATTCGTTtatttttctttgtaaaaatagaAATCCTAAATGGAGTTTAAAACTAGCCTAAAAGATTTTACAAACTCTATCGAAACTTAAAGAAACAGTAATAATAAATTTGTAAGAAAAATATGTTCTTTTCTTTCCAAATGAACTTTTATGCATGCTCACAGTCACAGCTGGTAGGATTTCATGGACCTCCCATCCTCACCTGTTCGAGTCGTCCCCCTGCGCGTCGAACACCCGCTTGCTCACTGTGATCTGCCCGACGATGTTGGCGAGGGCGCACACGAGCAGCTCCGGCACGACGACGGGCCTgccggccgccgccgcctccgccacGCCGCGCAGCACGTGGCCGGCCTCGCCGCGCCGCACGCACGCCCAGTCCGCGAGCGCGCGCGCCCCGAGCAGGTGCACGCTGGCGAGCTTCCGCATCAGCTTCCACTTGGGCCCGTAGTCCGCGAACACCATGTTCTGCCGCCCGTACGTGATGTCCGCGGCGCTCGCCACGGCCGGCCGGTTGGCGTACCGCGCGTCCAGCGCCTTGAGGAACGTCCGCGCCGCGCGCGGGGACGACGCCACCACCACGCCGGCCGTGCCCATCTTCAGGTACATGATGGGACCGTACTTGCGCGCCAGCGCGGCCAGGCCGGCGTGCGGGGCTGGGCCCACGAGTGGCAGCGCGCCGAGGATCGGCAGGCCCGGTGGCCCCGGCGGGAGCTGCCCGCGGCGCCCGGAGGAAGAGGCGGCAGAAGGAGGGTGCAGCAGCGAGCGGAGAGCCACgtggaggaggaggcagaggaaggCGCTGCACAGCACCACGGGGTCAGTGCACAACGCCGCGAGCTGCATGGTGGCGTGCGAGCTAGCTAGCTAGGGAGGAGGACCTGCCCAAGCTAAGGATGCCAGCGCGAGCACGACGGTGTTTATATTGGCGATGAGGCCCTGGGTACTCGAAATCTTTTGGGATCGTTGTTGTCTTTTTATTTAACCGTTTTTATCTTTGGACGAGCTATACTTGTATATTAGTACGCAGTATATGCATCGTAGTAcaaagctccaaatactaggagtAAAATGTACTGTGGTCTCTTACCTTTTTCCACGTTCTTATTTAGCATTCACTATTGAAATGAAAACAGTAATTTTTTATGGATATTACATGATAAGTACGAGTTTCTTGTGGCACTCCTTCCTTTGTAGCTATCTGAGAAAATAAGGTAAAATTTGGTACAAGTGTGGGTTTCAATACTCGTTGTTGACTCCACGTTCACATCATCTAGATAGTAAAACATACATATTTTTGTACTTTATATAATAGATTCAACATAACATAGATATTTTTATGAAAAGGAAAAAATAAACCTATCATGCCAGACAAAAGGTCTAGACACGACACAGTGATCAAATCGAATCAGAACAAGTCTGATGGACAACAGGCTAGACCATATTTGAGCCAGACTAAATCATGCTGGACCACAGGCCGACGAGTAGACCTGACCCATTTAGACATATATGCCTGTAGTGGCGGAGCCTGCACACTATCAGAGCCTAGGCATCATTGTTACTATATTATGTTGTTTTTACTAGCTTAAACACAGTCAAATTAAATCAAACCAGAATCTAGGCATCATTGTTTGTCCCAGGTTGTTTTAATTTACCGGCTTGAACAGGCAGTCAAACTGAATCAAACGGTAATGTCTGGGTAGTATTTGTTTGGCTTGAAGGAAATCGATGCTTGGAAACGTTTGCCTTACCTCTAATTATAGACAAATTTTGGTCTTGACATAACGGCCACATCTTCCTCCTGCTAGCTTCGTGTAAAATAAACGAAGTACGTGTCTCATTTGTTGACCATGTCAATGTCATATAACTGATTTTTTATTACAAAGAAAGTTAGTAGCACAAGTACACGTGGCTGTGCAACTACGAACCAACTCAGaatcactagtacaatttggctctatacaagcggtaggctttttacatcacaggcggtttggttagaaaaccgcctgtgacgtcccaggcggttcagtacgcctgtgatgtaatagtatcacaagcggtttttgtttaggaccgcctgtggtgctctatccttttcacaaacaGACCATAaggaaaaaccgcctgtgattgtaaaaatatgaaaatacaatttaaatatgaaaataattttattttttaacagaaatacgcaaatacaatttaaatgaattaatatttaatttttaacaataatatgcaaatacaatttaaatgaattataatagcacacatagataactagagagattttaaattaattggcaaccacaattcatagtcgatcatacatgataacaaatacaatttgattcatacaatttttcatgaactaccatttttccgcatgtatggctttaatttcttatcaattttcttttccacacgcttgattctctctggaccgttaaagacgaacatctcttcatacttattgtattcctcatcttggtctcccacattctcaactccaacaattttttgctttccagaaataactacatgcatcttctcatctgctggatcgagtacatagaacacttgtgcaacacattcggcgagaacccacgggtcatctttatatcctactttctttaagtctaccagtgtgagtccgtagttatccactatcaccctcacgggatgttgtacccattggcacttaaataagggtattttcatgcttgggccataatcaagttcccatatttcctctatgaatccaaaatatgtggtcttctgtccatgtaggtcaaaagcatcgatacgaacaccgctattttgtgcaacacttttcatgtcttttgatttagtgtagaatgtgtacccattgatgtcatatgcttgccatgatgtcacaaaacacgatggcccagaagccaaattcttcattgttttctcttccaaagagtctccgaatgggatgtttttgtccattaaccattcgctgaaacgatgtttgtgctccctcatgatccagtcctctgtgcggttctgattttctttacgaagctcatctaggtgttcctctatgtaaggctcggctatcgtgagatgttgtagtacactaccatgagcacaatgtgctagcttgtaatcctcaacgcgaaaagttttcttgcccattctccctctcccacatagtttaccctcatgtttaggtacaggcacacctatcattgttccgtcactgatgtaatctatacaactctcaatcacttcttctgtagtgtatccctccatgattgaaccctctgggtgagcgcgatttcgcacataaccttttaatactcccaggtatcgctccaactgaaacatatgatgtaaatatagtggccctaatatttttatctgatccacgagatgtatgattaggtgtacttgcatatcaaaaaatgatggaggaaaacacatttcaagcttgcacatagtctcaatgatgtatgcctttagatagtccaagtcttctaaagctattactttttatgaaaccgcattgaaaaagtaacacaagcgtgtgatgacaactttgacatgctctgtttcgagggctcttaccgcaattgggaggaacaccgtcatcatcacatggtagTCATGAGAGTtatagccaaatagagacaagtccttcatcctgactagtctgctgatattggatgagaaacctgtgggcactttgaccccacacaaacatttgcaaatctttgttctctcctcaactgacaagttgtagctagctagggggaggtaaggcttccctttgccactatccactggatgaagttctggtctgatttgaagatctactagatcattgcgtgatttgagtccgtcctttgtcttactcggcatgcccagcaaggttccaatgatgctgtcaaaaacattttttgttacatgcatcaaatcaatgctgtggcaaatttccatatccttccagtacgggaggtacttgaaaaaaattgattgcttcttgaaagttgtgtaagttgaagggtcagttctctttctcttttctcctttgttttttccctttccgaatacaacatgaatgttctttacaatttcaaaaacaagtttcccactataaggctttggtgcaccttcactttccagttgattgttaaattccgctttcatctttcggtacttatgctgcttcatcaagaaccgtctgtgtcccatgaacaccaacttcttggatgatttaaggtacatggaagcagttccatcgacgcacactacacaaccattctttcctttagtcttttgccctgatagtgtggcgccaccgggagaatcatggatggtaacaaatataattgctcttaagttgaaatactcatggcaatactcatcccatattctaactccttcattccagagctttgtcatatcttccataagaggttctaggaacacatcaatatcaacaccagctgatttcggaccttaaataagaatagtcaacataatgtactttcttttgtgacacaaccATGATgaaaggttgtacatcgttaaagtcacgggccaggtgctatgtacacttcttttttcaccaaatggattcattccgtctgtacccaaagcaaatcttacatttctggtttctttggcaaactcaggatacataagatcgaaatttttccattgtgatgcatcagcagggtgtcgaatctgtttgttattctgcttgcgattttcagcatgccaacgcataagctcagcctccctaggatttgagaacaaacgttttaagcgatcaattactggaagataccacatcaccaaagctgggatctttgacttctttttcccatccatgtcatcaaaagtgtcatcgtcactttcaggtccaatagtggatttcttctttttattttttttcgggaatttttttacacagtcttgattgtagctcttcttgtatcgactgacattgcaaactgggcatcttgat
It encodes:
- the LOC100278079 gene encoding Flavonoid 3',5'-hydroxylase 2 precursor yields the protein MQLAALCTDPVVLCSAFLCLLLHVALRSLLHPPSAASSSGRRGQLPPGPPGLPILGALPLVGPAPHAGLAALARKYGPIMYLKMGTAGVVVASSPRAARTFLKALDARYANRPAVASAADITYGRQNMVFADYGPKWKLMRKLASVHLLGARALADWACVRRGEAGHVLRGVAEAAAAGRPVVVPELLVCALANIVGQITVSKRVFDAQGDDSNRYKDMIVSLLTGTGMFNISDFVPALARLDLQGVQAKLRRVHRQFDGLITKLLAEHAATAADRARQGRPDFVDRLRATMDAGAAADDESGETITEVNIKGLIFDMFTAGTDTSSIIVEWAMAEMLKNPSVMARAQEELDRAVGRGRRLEESDLPGLPYLQAVCKEAMRLHPSTPLSLPHFSLDACDDVDGYRVPANTRLLVNVWAIGRDPEAWERPLDFRPERFLPGGGAEKVDPLGNCFELIPFGAGRRICAGKLAGMVFVQYFLGTLLHAFDWRLPDGEEKLDMSETFGLALPKAVPLRAVATPRLVPEAYA